ATGAGATCACGGAAGCTTGCAATTCAgctaacttttcttttgaaatttcacaGGTATTCAATCAATCTTTGATTTCGGTTTTCGGTCTGATGTTCGCTGATTATTTAAATACTCTCGGAGAGAATGCGTTCGGTGCAGCATTGGTGATGAATATTTGCAAcgtttctttgaatttttcaggTACTCTTAGATGCACACTCATCAAAACGTCTGGAGTGAGATAAACcttttgtgtattttgaagGTTTGTTTACGGGACCTATTATCAAAAAGTTCAATGCCCGGAAGGCGTCTATATTGGGAAGCTTACTGACCGGTGGCGCACTGGCGGCATGTTCTTATGCCACCAGCATGTGGCAGATCATTTTATCGTACGGTGTAGTGTTTGGATTCGGACTCGGGTTGATACAGTCATCCACATTCGTAGCCATTAACTCGTATTTTCGATACAGCAAGGGAAAAGCAGTTGGATTGGCACTTGCCGGTACGGGTGCGGGTCAAATTCTTATGCCACTATTGGTACAGTTTCTGCTAGATAATTACGATTTTCGAGGAGCGACTTTAATCATTGGAGGATTGGCTTTCAACGGTGTAAGTACAGGAATAGTTTGTCCCTTTGAaattaaagtttcatttttacaaaattttccagGTAGTTGGAGCATCACTTCTGCAACCGGTTGAGTGGCACGTAAAACAGGCCAGCGAAAATGTTGCTGAAAATCAACCTCTTTTGGCAAGCCCTCGCAATTCACCAAACGACTGCAAAAAGCAGGATAGTGGATGGTCAAAACTGGCCGCCTTAATGGACGTCGCAATTCTGAAGAACGTTTCATTCCTGAATCTTATCATTGGTTTAGGATTGGCCTATACAGCCTCTATCAATTTCTCactattttttccatattttttgcaGGTAGTCAACATATTTCTAATGTTTTATGAAAGCATTtactaattcaaaattttcagaaaacagCTCAGCTCAATATGGTGCATGCGGCCTATTGCATGACGATCCTTTCCACAACTGATCTTTTGACACGTGTAACGGTTCCAGCATTTGTTGATAAGATGAAGTTTACCCACCGGAATACGTTCCTCATGGCTGGCTTATGCCTCGTTATAGCCCGATCGGTGATGGCTGAAATGCGAAATCTCATAGCACTGATGATTACGTCGGCCTTCTATGGGATATTCCGATCGATAACGATCGTCAATCAGAATCTAACCATAGCGGAGTATTGTGGAGAAAATGGATTGGAATCGATGCTGCCTAATGCGCTAGGTTTCAATATGATCACCAAGGGTGTTCTGGTTCTTAGCCTGGGTCAACTTTTAGGGTGGTTTGCCGATTTCACCGGAAGTTATTCACTTAATTTACATGCGCAGAATCTTCTACTCGTGTCGACGTGCATTCTCTGGCTTTGTGAGATGTTCTTCAAACATAAAGATACCGACAAATTTGCTGACAATAAACCTGTGGCTCATGCATACACTCGAGTTTAGTAAATCTTGCTTAATTATTTCTTGGTTTAGGTAATTGTGAAATAATATCCACAACtacatacaaaatttgagatcCATTTTCCATTATCATTGCATAGTAGCGTTCCATGAGAGGTTTTTTTGTGATGGAAGGTGTGTGCGTGTGATCTTATCTCAGctgtcacattttttttccgGCGCGCTGTTGACCATGTCTGCTGCTGCACATGTGTCAAGTTTGAGTTTCTCTTAACAAATGAAACAAACCGTCAGTCGACTCCTTCTTTTATAACTTTCGTTggctggaaaaaacaaaaatcatcaagTGGCGGGGcgtccaagttttttttcattttcgaatagccaatcaacgttaagcaggcttggtatgtcttttaagaaagatgtctctgaaagaggcgtttttcgtgacgcgagatccacTCGCGGATTTCAAATTACCCCCCtatatagtgttgccgtaagacgtaattctacgtcaaaaacattcctttctgttggattttttcatcatttagcCTGAAATTTACGTTGAGTTTTATCAACACTTTAATAATGTTGCATCGCattataggatttttttttctcaaaatgaaaATCCGTTTTTCAAGCTTTTAGAGATTTTGATGTTATCAGATAAATAGTTGTTTCATATTATCCAATGTTCCTAAAAAGCAGATTGTATTTAAGTCTGGTAAACAGTCATTCTTCTCAATTTATTTTGGCAGAATAGCTTGTTCATCTAAtaattttctcaattattttctGCCACGTATTACCTTGAAAAACTGCTGCAGCCCACCAATTTCGTTGTAGCCATTCGTCTGTTCTATCAAATTCTTCACTATCGGCGATTTTTTACTTCCCTCTAATTAAACTGATAACTTCTTTCCAACCTGCTGGGAATTTCACATTTTACCGCAATTCTACTATAAAACATTCTCTAATCAAAATCGCGAAAACACGTTTATTCACgtgaaaaacattttcagaATGATGCCGGCAGCAGATGTCCGAAAGATTGAGAACCACCTTAacgaaactgttcgaattttAGCTATTCGCGAAGCTCGCGATGAGTGCCGTGTACAACCATGAAATTACAGGATttgaaaataacacaaaaaaaactggcCGCCGCGTAACGTCATTTGAAAATTCCGCTTCGAAAAAGGGTGCGCGAGATTAGTTAAAGTAATTGTAAACGGAATAATTGGGAGGATTTGTAGCGGTTTTAATCCTTGttcgttgaaaatttcataaggtAAGCATTCGATACATTTTCACAGCAGAGGTTATATTTGTTTGGTCGTTAAATTCTAATTAGGATGGACAATTTCGACGACTTATCCAACGAGCAGCTTCGATTGAAGCTGCTCGAATATGGCTTGGCCAACATGCCCGTCACCCAGACCACCCGtaaagttttgattaaaaagctgaaaaatcatattgaGAACAGCAACACTAAAGTACGCCGTGAAACGATTCATGTCACAAAATACTCTTCGGATGAGGATGGAGAAAATGGTGTTTCTGAAGAACCGAAGAAACCGGTTGCGAAGAAGGAAACGAACCGGCGGGCTACCATTGGGGGTTCAGCTGCTAAGCTCTCGAAAACACTACCGGTTCTTCCGAAATTACCGCCCCCGTCAGAAAAGCCACCGGTTGTGCAGGAACAACCTATTGAACCGTCTCAGAAGCGTCGATCCGGAAGGACAACTCCGATACTGAGCCGAGAAGAAGCTCCCGTTGTTGCTGCTCCGAAAGAATCGGCAATTTTGGAAAACTCGGATGACGACGAAGAAATGCCCCTAACTCAACTGACTCGTCGATTCGACCGTAAATCTAAATCCAAAAGTCCTTCTTTGAGTCGCGCCGAAATGGTTACCACATCGTACGTTCAAGTTTCTGCCCAGCCGGCAATCACCGAGGAAATGGAAATCGATTTGACCGAATCAACGGACGAAATTGTCGAACCTCCAACTCCGGTGTATGAACCTGAAATTCCTCAACCAAAAACTCGTCCTATGGCCAGAACCCCACCGCGGGAACCGAGACACAGATCGTCTGTTGATATAGAAATTAGCAACGTTAACAAGCGTACAACCATTGGACCCAGCACAATTTCGACAGGTTCGTTTTCTTACTTTCTCATTGAAATAagtattcattttaacaattccAAAATATTTCAGGATACTCCTCATCATTTGGTCGCCCCTCGGTTGCTTCTCCCATCGTTGTCCCGAACCGCGAGGAGGTAAACTACAACCCAACGGATTCACCGTATTTGAGCGAGTTTACCAAACGCTTGTCCCGACTCAAGGCTGAATCTGCGCAGATCAACGCTGTCCGGGATCATCCGATTAGACGTACTATTGCATCCAGCTATGCCTCTCCATCCCGGGGAGATGGCAATGACTACGTCCAGTCTCGATTGGCTACAATGCGTGGTGGCCCTGCAGCTGGTACCGCCAACAATAAGGGCGAGATCCGTGCATCTCTGCAGCAGGTAATCCTTGCGCTGGATCAGAAGTACTCCATCCGGAAAGCCTTCTTCCTGTTGATCGTAGCGATGATTGttgttttcttgtttgttttctTCTTTATGTAAGCTACAATACGAgcacttatttttatttccatgaacaaaataatatctaTTACCAAGAACTCAGTCGATTACATCACGGACTAACTGCATTGGTTTGtggtttttcttttaatattattttttaatcccGTTAATGAGACTTCCTTTGTAATTGTGGAATATATTTAAGCAATAACATGTTGAACtaatttcagtttcagttttgtgAGATATCACTTCCAATACAATTTGGTGCCGTAACGGCTCGAtctcttaaaaatattaaaaacaggtTATCAATCAGTTTGCTTCTACCCTTCGTCGGAGTCGGATGTTTTCAGCTCTCGATCCTCGATCAAGAGGCAGTGATTTCTTTCCATCGATAACGTGTTGTAGAGCGCTTGGTGATGAACCAATCACCGGGTTACCATCCAAACCGGACCATTCCGGAATGGATGGATGCCCAAAGTTTACACGGTCGGTTATACTATTTAAAGCTTCAATTGCCTAAAACCCGTTCTTGATTGGACGTTCCATCGAGAATTTTGCGGGTAAAATTGAAGGAGCCTTTTACGAAAAGTCCCGGAATTGGTACGTGCTTAAGATCAGGAACATAACCCAGGAAGACAGCTGACAACGTTAACTACCCTCTAAGATAGTACACCGATTATGATAGGTCGTCATCCAAGCCTAAATCAACGGAAATTAGTGGTCACCTGCCGAGAAGTGGATGGAATTGAAGATAAAATACTGCTGGAAGAATTATCCTCTCAAAAAATCATCGACGTTCGctgcataacaaaaaaaaaccaatacagTGATCATAGGAACATCAACGTTGATTTTAAATATCAACAGCACCATTATCCCGGAATTTATCCATTTCGGACACCTTCGTGTTGGCAGCCTCTATTATGCCGACAATATTTGCAATACGGTCACCCTAAAAGCCGTTGCAAAAATCTGTTGGCTTCCAAAAATTGCTCCCGAAATCAGGATAGTGCCAATTGCCAGCACCGATAAAAATATTCCGATCAACGAAGCCCGACGAATGATACACACGAACGGCAGCACCACCAGCTACGCGAAGGCAGTTAAAGTCAACCAGAAACAATAGATTGCAACACATCAGCAACAagataagaaaaagaaaaatcaaaccaaCAGACGAGCCTGAACCAAAAAAGAATGCTAGAACGCTCTTCCTGCAACCTCGGCGAAAGAAGTTGTTCGTGAAAAAATGGTAACACGCTCTACCCGATAAGTCGTGACGTGCAATATAACATATACTTAATTAAAAGTGACCCTCGGcaaattattacttttatacTAAAGTTAAATGCTTGAtaaacgttaatttttttttaaaaaaaggtcatcaatgTGTATGAAATACCTTACTAAAAGCATAAAACTGCTGCTACACGTTTTCTGGCGTACGCCCTGCGAGCCAAGCGCTTGATGGCTGGTTTTTCGCGGTATAGGCACTTCAAACAGAGTTCACTGTTGGACGCACTACCTATTTCTCTTAATCAGAGATCGAGTATTTGCCAAACACTAAACCTTATAGTGAGCACGCATCTTATATCATCAACTCTTAATTTTGTCGAAACGTTTTAGAGGTATGAACAAGGTTCAAGCTTACAAGCCGTTACCCAGAATTCATGAACACAAGTTGAGGAAAAGTTCAATAAGGCGAAGGACTAACTGGCATGCCGAGTTCAGAAGGGTTATGAAGAAATGCTGCTTTGTCTAGAATACAACGAGCATAACCTTTTCATTACACCGATGAGGAAATCTGCTGTGGAGCTTCCCATCCTCCTCGCCAAAATGATCGGAAGACGCTACCGGATGTGATACATCACCTAAGCGGACAGAACGGAACGCTGCAGCATGtcagtaaaatttaaatttattccagATACGTAAGATTCTAGTTTCCTCTAAGATTTATAGTTTTCTGTACTATCACCTACTAGTGTTGTGTGATTTGATCTGatgtttttttgtcttcttcgaTTGGTTTGCTACCCGCAAATTTTTAACGGTAcacttcaaaaatattgtaatttaCCAGTCGTTTACCGGTTTTCTGCCCCGACATCTGGGTAACACACAACGTACTTATGTGCGATGTTTTCTATATGCGATATATTACTGACTTGTGGGGTGCTTCAGCACATTTCTAAGTTATCCTGTTCCATTCTTCTATTATAGGTATCACCACCAACAGTTCCACTCTTGGAAGAGTCTTTCAATCTTTTCGGATTTGTATAATTTAGAATAATAAATAGTGCTATTTTGCTAAATTATGCTCAACTGTCCTAAGACAGCTTgataaagaaattatttttatagtaaataaacaacacaaaaaaaactgactaaTGATCACAATGAGTTGAATTGGGTAGTAATTCGTCGTTTAAAAATAATACGCGTTACACAAGAATATTTACAATCACGACCACCCATCAAGAGCTCCCCCTTTCTAATATCTCATAACAGTTAACTTTCAGCGTAGTCCTTACCTATTGTAACACCCCGTCTTATTTGGTGACCGGTATCTTCTCCAGAAAGTCCAATGATAGGACCTTCTCGATCTCTTCCAGGCACGCTTTAGTGTCCTTCTCGGTGTCGGCCGTGTAGGAAATGTGCGATGGCCACCGCATCGACAGGGTTGAGAAAAAGCTGTACAGATCCTGCAGGGTGTTGATGGCTTGGCAGGTCAGCATGATGTGGCTACCCTTGTGGGTTTGAGGTTTCTGCAGATAAATGTAAGATGAGTGTTCATGAGAATTTATAGGATGTTAAAGGTTGTAAGAGTGCTTTACCGGTGAATGTGATGTGTACCGGAAATCCATCAACTGCGATATTCTAGTAACGTGGGGAATGAAGGCAACACTTTTGGCATCATCACTTCGACCCGGTTTGATGAAATACTCATTCTGGCTGCTTACAAATGCCCATCGGTAcctgttaaaaaattgtatattgCATTACATTTAAAAGTGTCTCGAAAAATGGAAAACATACATTTGAAAATGAGGCAAAATGGTGGCCGGAAGGACACATCCCAGCTCCAACAGTTTGGCCGTTTCCAGCTGTACCATGCGCCAATGTGGGTGGCCATAGGAGTACAGTCCGTTGTTGGTATTAGTCACCCAAGCCGTATCCAGTCCGGACAGCATGCGAATGTGTTGACTGTAAAATAGAAAGCATGATGACGTGAGTTCTAAATTTAAAAGGTTGTTTAATGTCAACTGTTTGTAATAGCGTAGAAATTTCGGTTTGAATTTGATAACGCTACTAGGGAGCATCAAGTCCGAAGCGGAGAAGCTCTGACGTGGGTATCTTACCTCGATTGGGACCTTAACGAACGTGCGAAAACATTGGAGAGAGAGAGGGaaagacaaaaaacaaacaggAGATCAAATGTTTGATCGGTTCTTGATACTGTCGAAGGTTTAATACAAACAACTTAGCTACAGATTGAAGCACTACGAAAGGCGATTGATAAGTAGATTTAGAGAGGGTCTATGAAATTATACAGTGATAATGTGTTGTGTCAAATGGGAGCAGAAACTCTACACTAGGACCtattaaaagaatttattattaaacAGCTTGATAGAAGCCAAACAAAAAGGAAGCTTAAcggagaaaataaagaaaatcttcAGTTTGAGAGAAATTTTGGTATGAACATACCTGAATTCCTCGGTATCGGTCATCAGCTCCTGCTCGATCGATAGGAACACTTGCACCATTTCGGCGATGATAATCGGCCACAGGCTTGTCACGTGGTCAGCCGACATTCGCAGCAACAGCACTCGGAAACAGAGGAAAACGGCCGACTGTATCAACGGGACAACCTGAGGTAGCCGCAAACTGTTGGCAAgttgttctacgaaaaaaataacttttaattgcgatttccatttaaaaaaatgtcattggGTTTACCTTGAATTTCCGGCATATACTTGTGGTACTGATCATTCTCACTGCAAAAAATTACGAAGGCCAGCCGCTTCAGAAGCAATGCTCGCTGTTCGTATTCCTGCTCCTTGGAAGTAAATATGTTTAGCGTTCCAGTTTGTGCTAGTGGCAAGCGATCTGTaatgacaaaacagacaaaaatgtttaatcaaatttgtttttttaaatcatttcaaCAGGTCGAAGCTTACTCATAAGATCTCTAAAAGTGGTATTATCACAGGTCATCAAACTATCCAAGATAGTTTTCCAGTACGGCAAACACCGGCTATCGAATTGGAAGAACGTTCCATCGAGCAGCAGGTCGAGAACGTCTTTTCGCCACGCCTTGCGGGTATACTGGAATAAAAAGGACAGAAATTAATATACCAAGTTAGTTTGGGAGCAGATAGCTTAACACACCTGATAGGTGCTCAAACTGGCCAGCAGATTCGAGCAAGCATGGAACGTCGGGATGTTTTTAACGGTGTGGGTTTTCAGGTAAGGCACGATGTTGTACATGACCCCGGTTACGATCGTTGTCACCTTGTCCTTTTCCTGGGAGCTGAAGGCTACATCGAGCAGCGGAGCGAGGATGGACGCTAAgatctgaaaattaaaagaaaaacatcaGTACCTAATGGCTATAATCAACAGTCGCCGAACTTACCGATTGCGCCTGAATCGAGTAATGCTGATTGGATGGTATCAACAGCCCATCTTTGGTGCTCTCGATCGAGCTGAATTCCTCTTTGACCGAGAGGTTTCGCCGCAGCCATGTTGTCTGCTCCAAACAGGATCCTGCAACGTTCGAGATAGCTTCCACTAGGCGGGACGTGACATCGTGCAGATCTCGCAAGTCTTTTTTGTCGCTGAAAGGGATGTTGGGGCATCGCTGAACGAACTCATTCAGAATCGAAAGGGCAACGAATTGGGCCGGAATTTGCAGCGACAGGCAGTCTTTCAGTAAGGCGTACAACGAACTCCAGCAGTCATTGAACTGTGTCTGGGAGACGCTTTTCAGGTAGAAGAAGAGTAGCTCGAGAGCACTAACTTCTAGATTTAAACCAACAGGTGGTTGATAAATTTGTGGAGGCGTCTTAATGACCTGGTGCATTGTTTGAATGAACGAATCGACGGACATAATACGAATACCAGAAATCAGCTTTACCAGGAGCAGTTGATTTTCGTTAGCTTGCGGCAGAGCCTTGGTCATTACCTCGAAGAAGTCATTATCGGGATCCGTTGAAGAGGTGCTTTCTTGCGAATTTAAAGTATCGCTGCTTCTCTCGTACCAAGCAACCGAAATCGCGGCCAAAAAGTTCGTTCCATAATGTAATGAAATAGGACTTAAAAATTCGAGCAGTTGATGCTTGACGTGACGGAATTCGCTGATGCTAGTTTCCCAAAGGGTAGCAATTGTAATAATTATCCGGGGAATATGACTTAGGATTGCATTCTTCGCAACCTCTTGATGGCTGTTTTTGGCTTGATTTACATTTAACAGAGAAGAGGACAGAAAGACATTTACTATACTGTTGATAAGTTGTCCAGAATTTGAAACGGGTGAGGTAAACCCATTGCCTGAGGCGTTGAAAACATTAGCCAGAGATATTTGCTGCGAGCTGTCCAGCAGGCAGTAATGCGATAATACTGTAATGGCTTCTAGCTGGGCGACGATGTAATCCGTGCATTGATTCATAATACGGTCTCGTTTGGTAACTTTGTCGAGATTAGCGCAAATTTGATGAATTATGCTTATCACAATATTGGTCAGATTATTCAACGGTAGACACGTCAAGCAGGACGTCACCATATCGGTCCAGTTTTTGTGtatatgtttcaatttttcggACTGAAGTGCCGAAAGCATAGCCGAGAGGAACATGGGCTGTTGACTCACCAATTGGTTCGGGATATATTTGTAGATACGTTTGTTTTCCGGAGCTGGCCGAGTTGGCGAATTGCTAGAGAGGACATTTTTTATCCCTTCATTGAAACGTTCATCATTTCGTTGAATCATTATTTCATGTTCCAGCTTGATGACAGAGAGCATTAGGTTCAGTAACTCTATTTGGTACGCTTCTGCATAGAGCCGAGAGTTTTCGGGATCATTGAATACAAGAACTTCCTCCGAATAAGTGTAGCACTGAGGCGATGTGAAATAGTTTACCGATGATGTAATACAGTAGAGCATGATTTTCTGCACTTTGCATTTCTCCATCAAGTCAGCAATATAATTTGCGAGATTTTTGCCAACATCTTTAACTATCGACAGAAGTTCtgtaaatatttttgtcatgaGTTTAATACATTCCAGTTGAATCTTAGAGTTTCCATTGATATCATCCTTTGATGGTTGAATCTTCTGATCTTCATCTTTTTGATAGTAGCTTCTGGTGTAGTACAGCAAAATCGTAACAATCACTTCCAGGTACATACAGCCTCTGTACAAACTTTGGTATTCTACTTCATCCTGCCCATTGGAGAATCCTTTTCCGGTTGCGTTCCTATGATGTCGCACCAACAAGGATCGAATTTGGCTACTGGAGACGGACGTAGTAACCGAAAGGCACAAAAAGAACCGGCTATCATTGGCCAATATGTTTTTTAACGTTTCtaacgtgtacaaaatttgtttCGTATTGAAAATGCTCTCGTAGATTAGGAAATGGCTATGGAATGGGTACAGTTTCGATGAATTCCTCCAACTTTTCCGTCGACCGAAGCTAAACAAATCGCCCTCTCTAACACTTCGATTACTGTCCTTGCTGTTGCTGGAACTTCTTTGTGAATCACCACCAAAAACGCTGCCACTGGAAGGCGTCTCCGAAGTAGCTCCAGCCGTAGTAGTGATCGAATCTCCTGGTGCACCCACCCCAAACACAATCTCCGAATCACCATTCGTCAGTATGGTGGCCGACGAGTTTGAAGCGAATGAATAATTTAGATTCTTCTCAGAAACTGACGACGCAAAACCTTCATCATCTGGCATCCCACTGACCCCACCAGTTCCACCTCCCAAGTTGCTAGAAGAAATTAGAtacgtttttcgatttttaaaccGATCACCTGAACGACTAACAAAGTCCACTATCGGCCCATCTTCTACGTACCGTTTAACCGTTTCCGAGTCGTAGAAACCGGTGGCCGTGGTCGATCGACTGTAATTACTGTCACTCAATCTTCCCTTCTTCCGCTCGAAGTCACCATCCGTACCCTCATCGATATCGGATGTGGATCGATGAAATTCTTTCTTATCCAAACCATTCTGTAGCATACTTGAATCGTTCCCCGTTTGCTCACAATCTATCAATCCCGTCGAATTTGACCGATTTCGGATATGACCGTGGGTGTTGGTCGGCGTATTTTTGCCGCTCAGCTCCGACTCCAATGGATTTATTATCACAGAAATTTTCGTATAACTATCATCAAGGGCAGCAGTCGAGGCAACTTCCTTGGCGCTATCATTAGTTATGTAGTTCGACACCTGATTACTATTCGATTTGGAACCGATAGCGACTCCAAATATTTTCTTGTGGATTGTTCTAATAGGGCTTCGCTTCTTACTAAGCACATTATCCATATGGTAGCGAATGCATCCATCTTCTGAGCTCACAGCGAAGCATTCCCGATCCAAAAACGAATCTCCATCGGCCATCAGATCTTTTTCCCATTCACTTCCCGTATCCGTATCCTGACGGTACCGCTTAGTATGAATTATGCTCATACGTTTAGTACTTTCGTTCAACAGAATTTTAATCATGG
This sequence is a window from Uranotaenia lowii strain MFRU-FL chromosome 3, ASM2978415v1, whole genome shotgun sequence. Protein-coding genes within it:
- the LOC129758159 gene encoding protein dopey-1 homolog isoform X2, which encodes MDTATGSGLMEEYDLMKQSKYRVYMSNIDKALKNFEYSSEWADLISALGKLNKVISSNSQYPIIPRRIKISKRLAQCMHPALPSGVHLKALESYDVIFSNIGVDRLASELFIYSAGLFPLLGYSAMNVRPTLLSIYEKYFVPLGEKLRPALSGFLSGVFPGLESGQDHFERTSGLLDKVCAAVKPECFYTCLWECIVTNASVRLPAISYVLEHFDKKRSCSEQKQLMGGSIELLVTGLCSCLVDAVILVQRNTLEFLLLAFPLHAMTLCKKDIVRLVKTALSTILRRDMSLNRRLYSWLLGADTSLGKHLEDITHEGETSDPNSYFETYSKEVLVSAFKIILKSSVASTPVDLSPYRIMISLLDKAEIGQRILDDVLCDIIRTISLCNGNHEVQKSANLLFSTFDPSYIWNYMTSLYRDGADKKHDHPPRPSNLTHNNIKDNIQIDSGPPGTIEVCYLTEFLLETLSLEMYNETTRVYLPKFLLSLIRMLTVYSEKMSAPEVAASLKLCVKIVSKVQPMIMSEKVLDLSISTRSNSVTPEGQEAKEGVSLEKSNSDSKIHETSLQVSDGGSFTRSNSSQGLNKKGKYNKKSKKSKSYTKLSELEQPISGDKSSTNVSVSSGVTQSGTIVGASSTPNLKNDDPSTGGESSQEERQSMGSDREDTQSADIVIKVPTQVQQSPAQMPDCPILEKCIKQYVLFYELYVCRQIFDRSNLESSSGDSSGSSSEQVSLQDNLYIHSNDPKHVLEDVFVINALLPELEEAFQALKINGVSDSRKLKAILAKTIDNKTDNETFERWTEYDSGIERGYYEIGKLLIHNDKLKGLASIRISESLKSALKLACNVLTEMSSFPSYGHDSGMSERCDDIPGWLKCLTILASLIGDLDTQLSASQTLIDMVSLLRTNGQKSRSSSAGTTFVMMMPLLKLSHVLYLENKTKVFQVLTTMLWNNLDSSRSEARTISILLYRIHSCLDTRFTESVIISKLLVPQGHDASPVRERNLHVLWSIPTFSTAELKIDPAGFRRFQLLWKLGRDTHHGKEFEKLLFLVLDLLTLPPNLSIQITVSKWLQEALVRGDLSRVMKPMIKILLNESTKRMSIIHTKRYRQDTDTGSEWEKDLMADGDSFLDRECFAVSSEDGCIRYHMDNVLSKKRSPIRTIHKKIFGVAIGSKSNSNQVSNYITNDSAKEVASTAALDDSYTKISVIINPLESELSGKNTPTNTHGHIRNRSNSTGLIDCEQTGNDSSMLQNGLDKKEFHRSTSDIDEGTDGDFERKKGRLSDSNYSRSTTATGFYDSETVKRYVEDGPIVDFVSRSGDRFKNRKTYLISSSNLGGGTGGVSGMPDDEGFASSVSEKNLNYSFASNSSATILTNGDSEIVFGVGAPGDSITTTAGATSETPSSGSVFGGDSQRSSSNSKDSNRSVREGDLFSFGRRKSWRNSSKLYPFHSHFLIYESIFNTKQILYTLETLKNILANDSRFFLCLSVTTSVSSSQIRSLLVRHHRNATGKGFSNGQDEVEYQSLYRGCMYLEVIVTILLYYTRSYYQKDEDQKIQPSKDDINGNSKIQLECIKLMTKIFTELLSIVKDVGKNLANYIADLMEKCKVQKIMLYCITSSVNYFTSPQCYTYSEEVLVFNDPENSRLYAEAYQIELLNLMLSVIKLEHEIMIQRNDERFNEGIKNVLSSNSPTRPAPENKRIYKYIPNQLVSQQPMFLSAMLSALQSEKLKHIHKNWTDMVTSCLTCLPLNNLTNIVISIIHQICANLDKVTKRDRIMNQCTDYIVAQLEAITVLSHYCLLDSSQQISLANVFNASGNGFTSPVSNSGQLINSIVNVFLSSSLLNVNQAKNSHQEVAKNAILSHIPRIIITIATLWETSISEFRHVKHQLLEFLSPISLHYGTNFLAAISVAWYERSSDTLNSQESTSSTDPDNDFFEVMTKALPQANENQLLLVKLISGIRIMSVDSFIQTMHQVIKTPPQIYQPPVGLNLEVSALELLFFYLKSVSQTQFNDCWSSLYALLKDCLSLQIPAQFVALSILNEFVQRCPNIPFSDKKDLRDLHDVTSRLVEAISNVAGSCLEQTTWLRRNLSVKEEFSSIESTKDGLLIPSNQHYSIQAQSILASILAPLLDVAFSSQEKDKVTTIVTGVMYNIVPYLKTHTVKNIPTFHACSNLLASLSTYQYTRKAWRKDVLDLLLDGTFFQFDSRCLPYWKTILDSLMTCDNTTFRDLMNRLPLAQTGTLNIFTSKEQEYEQRALLLKRLAFVIFCSENDQYHKYMPEIQEQLANSLRLPQVVPLIQSAVFLCFRVLLLRMSADHVTSLWPIIIAEMVQVFLSIEQELMTDTEEFSQHIRMLSGLDTAWVTNTNNGLYSYGHPHWRMVQLETAKLLELGCVLPATILPHFQMYRWAFVSSQNEYFIKPGRSDDAKSVAFIPHVTRISQLMDFRYTSHSPKPQTHKGSHIMLTCQAINTLQDLYSFFSTLSMRWPSHISYTADTEKDTKACLEEIEKVLSLDFLEKIPVTK